The following are from one region of the Mustela lutreola isolate mMusLut2 chromosome 7, mMusLut2.pri, whole genome shotgun sequence genome:
- the LOC131837023 gene encoding uncharacterized protein LOC131837023 isoform X2, with protein sequence MDRLERSGLWGKKKPRLEEEKASSELQQILPSDARGDPRQQRKGRPPKLAQWLTGFSGRFLRNKRPHDVFHLTENSKGFLELVQDGWFLEACQSISRLEEEGQNCGAQYEAVARSMWQVVQQALDGTGPSQELEQKLRAVLATVEWTQDQPERRKASAPQDGGVATWAGQLNKLLRNDAETQVPTLGPKDQLDLYLEKLDKAVRQGLGSPRASRLGTCLWEVYRMYFHEVLLGRLSELTQSCGADLKSCQVLYTWGKTNLFEQPGETLAKASRTSWEPVVGHLLDPLMFVTWMSQMQQMLVGLIQEELRKHLDRVLFYDLKKWAQCSHPTFLDVFQLLEEGMNAAQPMGLPISSQVQGMVLETFSDFLKSYQQKAVGFIQQNAVAGAFPELHVLANCCILRETWQELTQKRDPLVDLGPCVQGTIHDIEDHSRDHLLPRVRALCQSLLRDHFGQKNKGLVGALQFPWQGLEGCPTVHSTATYERTMRRLHMVVFGEYVVALATHLKMLEPRRWEGLQHQVQTDTRALHNIFTKHRDLSLAHPKEPIMEIFQSTENKNKETVDDWLASFRDRFPGYVSTQDQPRSSVDLEEIKVYRRSCCRCC encoded by the exons ATGGACCGGCTGGAAAGAAGTGGCCTCTGGGGCAAGAAGAAACCCAggctggaagaagagaaagcaagcagcGAGCTCCAACAAATCCTGCCCAGTGATGCCCGGGGGGACCCGAGGCAACAGCGCAAGGGCCGTCCTCCCAAGCTGGCACAGTGGCTCACAGGGTTTTCGGGACGATTCCTCAGAAACAAAAGACCCCACGATGTTTTTCATCTGACAGAAAATTCCAAAG GCTTCCTGGAGTTGGTCCAAGATGGGTGGTTCCTGGAGGCCTGCCAGAGCATCTCCAGGttggaggaggaagggcagaactGCGGCGCCCAGTATGAGGCTGTGGCCCGGAGCATGTGGCAGGTTGTCCAGCAGGCTCTGGATGGCACCGGGCCCAGCCAGGAGCTGGAGCAGAAGCTCCGGGCGGTGCTGGCCACTGTGGAGTGGACACAGGACCAGCCCGAAAGGCGGAAGGCCAGTGCCCCCCAGGACGGCGGAGTGGCCACCTGGGCTGGTCAGCTGAATAAGCTACTGAGAAATGATGCTGAGACCCAAGTGCCCACCCTGGGCCCCAAGGACCAGCTGGACCTGTACCTGGAGAAGCTAGACAAGGCAGTGAGACAGGGCCTGGGGTCCCCGCGGGCGAGCCGGTTGGGGACCTGCCTCTGGGAGGTCTACAGGATGTACTTCCACGAGGTTCTCCTCGGCCGCCTCTCCGAGCTCACTCAGTCCTGCGGTGCCGACTTGAAAAGCTGTCAGGTCCTGTACACCTGGGGCAAGACCAACTTGTTCGAGCAGCCTGG GGAGACACTTGCAAAAGCGTCCCGGACCTCCTGGGAGCCAGTGGTTGGGCACCTCCTGGACCCCCTGATGTTTGTTACTTGGATGTCCCAAATGCAGCAGATGCTGGTAGGGCTGATCCAG GAAGAGTTGAGAAAGCATCTAGACAGAGTCCTGTTCTACGATCTGAAAAAGTGGGCCCAGTGTTCCCACCCAACGTTTCTCGACGTTTTCCAG CTGCTGGAAGAAGGCATGAATGCAGCACAACCCATGGGACTACCTATCAGTAGCCAGGTGCAAGGGATGGTTCTGGAAACATTTTCAGACTTTCTGAAAAG CTACCAGCAGAAGGCTGTCGGCTTCATCCAGCAGAACGCGGTCGCTGGGGCCTTCCCGGAGCTGCACGTGCTGGCAAACTGCTGCATCCTCAG GGAAACGTGGCAGGAGCTGACCCAGAAACGCGATCCGCTGGTGGACCTGGGCCCCTGTGTGCAAGGGACCATCCATGACATTGAGGACCACAGCCGGGATCACCTCCTGCCTAGAGTCAGAGCCTTGTGCCAG AGTCTGCTGAGGGACCACTTCGGGCAGAAGAACAAGGGTCTGGTTGGAGCTCTGCAGTTCCCGTGGCAGGGCCTGGAGGGCTGCCCCACCGTGCACTCCACTGCCACGTACGAG AGAACCATGCGACGTTTGCACATGGTGGTCTTTGGTGAGTATGTCGTTGCCCTGGCCACCCACCTCAAGATGCTGGAGCCCAGGAGGTGGGAGGGCCTGCAACATCAGGTGCAGACAGACACCAGGGCTCTGCACAACATCTTCACGAAGCACAGG GACCTCAGCTTGGCCCACCCGAAGGAGCCCATCATGGAGATCTTCCAGTCCACTGAGAACAAGAACAAGGAGACCGTGGATGACTGGCTGGCCTCCTTCCGGGACAGATTCCCGGGTTACGTGAG CACACAGGACCAGCCACGCAGCTCTGTGGACTTGGAGGAGATCAAGGTTTATAGAAGGt
- the LOC131837023 gene encoding uncharacterized protein LOC131837023 isoform X1, whose product MDRLERSGLWGKKKPRLEEEKASSELQQILPSDARGDPRQQRKGRPPKLAQWLTGFSGRFLRNKRPHDVFHLTENSKGFLELVQDGWFLEACQSISRLEEEGQNCGAQYEAVARSMWQVVQQALDGTGPSQELEQKLRAVLATVEWTQDQPERRKASAPQDGGVATWAGQLNKLLRNDAETQVPTLGPKDQLDLYLEKLDKAVRQGLGSPRASRLGTCLWEVYRMYFHEVLLGRLSELTQSCGADLKSCQVLYTWGKTNLFEQPGRETLAKASRTSWEPVVGHLLDPLMFVTWMSQMQQMLVGLIQEELRKHLDRVLFYDLKKWAQCSHPTFLDVFQLLEEGMNAAQPMGLPISSQVQGMVLETFSDFLKSYQQKAVGFIQQNAVAGAFPELHVLANCCILRETWQELTQKRDPLVDLGPCVQGTIHDIEDHSRDHLLPRVRALCQSLLRDHFGQKNKGLVGALQFPWQGLEGCPTVHSTATYERTMRRLHMVVFGEYVVALATHLKMLEPRRWEGLQHQVQTDTRALHNIFTKHRDLSLAHPKEPIMEIFQSTENKNKETVDDWLASFRDRFPGYVSTQDQPRSSVDLEEIKVYRRSCCRCC is encoded by the exons ATGGACCGGCTGGAAAGAAGTGGCCTCTGGGGCAAGAAGAAACCCAggctggaagaagagaaagcaagcagcGAGCTCCAACAAATCCTGCCCAGTGATGCCCGGGGGGACCCGAGGCAACAGCGCAAGGGCCGTCCTCCCAAGCTGGCACAGTGGCTCACAGGGTTTTCGGGACGATTCCTCAGAAACAAAAGACCCCACGATGTTTTTCATCTGACAGAAAATTCCAAAG GCTTCCTGGAGTTGGTCCAAGATGGGTGGTTCCTGGAGGCCTGCCAGAGCATCTCCAGGttggaggaggaagggcagaactGCGGCGCCCAGTATGAGGCTGTGGCCCGGAGCATGTGGCAGGTTGTCCAGCAGGCTCTGGATGGCACCGGGCCCAGCCAGGAGCTGGAGCAGAAGCTCCGGGCGGTGCTGGCCACTGTGGAGTGGACACAGGACCAGCCCGAAAGGCGGAAGGCCAGTGCCCCCCAGGACGGCGGAGTGGCCACCTGGGCTGGTCAGCTGAATAAGCTACTGAGAAATGATGCTGAGACCCAAGTGCCCACCCTGGGCCCCAAGGACCAGCTGGACCTGTACCTGGAGAAGCTAGACAAGGCAGTGAGACAGGGCCTGGGGTCCCCGCGGGCGAGCCGGTTGGGGACCTGCCTCTGGGAGGTCTACAGGATGTACTTCCACGAGGTTCTCCTCGGCCGCCTCTCCGAGCTCACTCAGTCCTGCGGTGCCGACTTGAAAAGCTGTCAGGTCCTGTACACCTGGGGCAAGACCAACTTGTTCGAGCAGCCTGG CAGGGAGACACTTGCAAAAGCGTCCCGGACCTCCTGGGAGCCAGTGGTTGGGCACCTCCTGGACCCCCTGATGTTTGTTACTTGGATGTCCCAAATGCAGCAGATGCTGGTAGGGCTGATCCAG GAAGAGTTGAGAAAGCATCTAGACAGAGTCCTGTTCTACGATCTGAAAAAGTGGGCCCAGTGTTCCCACCCAACGTTTCTCGACGTTTTCCAG CTGCTGGAAGAAGGCATGAATGCAGCACAACCCATGGGACTACCTATCAGTAGCCAGGTGCAAGGGATGGTTCTGGAAACATTTTCAGACTTTCTGAAAAG CTACCAGCAGAAGGCTGTCGGCTTCATCCAGCAGAACGCGGTCGCTGGGGCCTTCCCGGAGCTGCACGTGCTGGCAAACTGCTGCATCCTCAG GGAAACGTGGCAGGAGCTGACCCAGAAACGCGATCCGCTGGTGGACCTGGGCCCCTGTGTGCAAGGGACCATCCATGACATTGAGGACCACAGCCGGGATCACCTCCTGCCTAGAGTCAGAGCCTTGTGCCAG AGTCTGCTGAGGGACCACTTCGGGCAGAAGAACAAGGGTCTGGTTGGAGCTCTGCAGTTCCCGTGGCAGGGCCTGGAGGGCTGCCCCACCGTGCACTCCACTGCCACGTACGAG AGAACCATGCGACGTTTGCACATGGTGGTCTTTGGTGAGTATGTCGTTGCCCTGGCCACCCACCTCAAGATGCTGGAGCCCAGGAGGTGGGAGGGCCTGCAACATCAGGTGCAGACAGACACCAGGGCTCTGCACAACATCTTCACGAAGCACAGG GACCTCAGCTTGGCCCACCCGAAGGAGCCCATCATGGAGATCTTCCAGTCCACTGAGAACAAGAACAAGGAGACCGTGGATGACTGGCTGGCCTCCTTCCGGGACAGATTCCCGGGTTACGTGAG CACACAGGACCAGCCACGCAGCTCTGTGGACTTGGAGGAGATCAAGGTTTATAGAAGGt
- the LOC131837023 gene encoding uncharacterized protein LOC131837023 isoform X3: MDRLERSGLWGKKKPRLEEEKASSELQQILPSDARGDPRQQRKGRPPKLAQWLTGFSGRFLRNKRPHDVFHLTENSKGFLELVQDGWFLEACQSISRLEEEGQNCGAQYEAVARSMWQVVQQALDGTGPSQELEQKLRAVLATVEWTQDQPERRKASAPQDGGVATWAGQLNKLLRNDAETQVPTLGPKDQLDLYLEKLDKAVRQGLGSPRASRLGTCLWEVYRMYFHEVLLGRLSELTQSCGADLKSCQVLYTWGKTNLFEQPGRETLAKASRTSWEPVVGHLLDPLMFVTWMSQMQQMLVGLIQEELRKHLDRVLFYDLKKWAQCSHPTFLDVFQLLEEGMNAAQPMGLPISSQVQGMVLETFSDFLKSYQQKAVGFIQQNAVAGAFPELHVLANCCILRETWQELTQKRDPLVDLGPCVQGTIHDIEDHSRDHLLPRVRALCQSLLRDHFGQKNKGLVGALQFPWQGLEGCPTVHSTATYERTMRRLHMVVFGEYVVALATHLKMLEPRRWEGLQHQVQTDTRALHNIFTKHRDLSLAHPKEPIMEIFQSTENKNKETVDDWLASFRDRFPGYVSKIRCGPSCTLNGSSTHM, encoded by the exons ATGGACCGGCTGGAAAGAAGTGGCCTCTGGGGCAAGAAGAAACCCAggctggaagaagagaaagcaagcagcGAGCTCCAACAAATCCTGCCCAGTGATGCCCGGGGGGACCCGAGGCAACAGCGCAAGGGCCGTCCTCCCAAGCTGGCACAGTGGCTCACAGGGTTTTCGGGACGATTCCTCAGAAACAAAAGACCCCACGATGTTTTTCATCTGACAGAAAATTCCAAAG GCTTCCTGGAGTTGGTCCAAGATGGGTGGTTCCTGGAGGCCTGCCAGAGCATCTCCAGGttggaggaggaagggcagaactGCGGCGCCCAGTATGAGGCTGTGGCCCGGAGCATGTGGCAGGTTGTCCAGCAGGCTCTGGATGGCACCGGGCCCAGCCAGGAGCTGGAGCAGAAGCTCCGGGCGGTGCTGGCCACTGTGGAGTGGACACAGGACCAGCCCGAAAGGCGGAAGGCCAGTGCCCCCCAGGACGGCGGAGTGGCCACCTGGGCTGGTCAGCTGAATAAGCTACTGAGAAATGATGCTGAGACCCAAGTGCCCACCCTGGGCCCCAAGGACCAGCTGGACCTGTACCTGGAGAAGCTAGACAAGGCAGTGAGACAGGGCCTGGGGTCCCCGCGGGCGAGCCGGTTGGGGACCTGCCTCTGGGAGGTCTACAGGATGTACTTCCACGAGGTTCTCCTCGGCCGCCTCTCCGAGCTCACTCAGTCCTGCGGTGCCGACTTGAAAAGCTGTCAGGTCCTGTACACCTGGGGCAAGACCAACTTGTTCGAGCAGCCTGG CAGGGAGACACTTGCAAAAGCGTCCCGGACCTCCTGGGAGCCAGTGGTTGGGCACCTCCTGGACCCCCTGATGTTTGTTACTTGGATGTCCCAAATGCAGCAGATGCTGGTAGGGCTGATCCAG GAAGAGTTGAGAAAGCATCTAGACAGAGTCCTGTTCTACGATCTGAAAAAGTGGGCCCAGTGTTCCCACCCAACGTTTCTCGACGTTTTCCAG CTGCTGGAAGAAGGCATGAATGCAGCACAACCCATGGGACTACCTATCAGTAGCCAGGTGCAAGGGATGGTTCTGGAAACATTTTCAGACTTTCTGAAAAG CTACCAGCAGAAGGCTGTCGGCTTCATCCAGCAGAACGCGGTCGCTGGGGCCTTCCCGGAGCTGCACGTGCTGGCAAACTGCTGCATCCTCAG GGAAACGTGGCAGGAGCTGACCCAGAAACGCGATCCGCTGGTGGACCTGGGCCCCTGTGTGCAAGGGACCATCCATGACATTGAGGACCACAGCCGGGATCACCTCCTGCCTAGAGTCAGAGCCTTGTGCCAG AGTCTGCTGAGGGACCACTTCGGGCAGAAGAACAAGGGTCTGGTTGGAGCTCTGCAGTTCCCGTGGCAGGGCCTGGAGGGCTGCCCCACCGTGCACTCCACTGCCACGTACGAG AGAACCATGCGACGTTTGCACATGGTGGTCTTTGGTGAGTATGTCGTTGCCCTGGCCACCCACCTCAAGATGCTGGAGCCCAGGAGGTGGGAGGGCCTGCAACATCAGGTGCAGACAGACACCAGGGCTCTGCACAACATCTTCACGAAGCACAGG GACCTCAGCTTGGCCCACCCGAAGGAGCCCATCATGGAGATCTTCCAGTCCACTGAGAACAAGAACAAGGAGACCGTGGATGACTGGCTGGCCTCCTTCCGGGACAGATTCCCGGGTTACGTGAG